One segment of Micromonospora parathelypteridis DNA contains the following:
- a CDS encoding ABC transporter permease gives MSLVRAELRKLLGLPTAWVGLALGTLIAPVVVLLNAPYTRRAIAAGTLSDTSDLGLRDLGIGLIGPMVLGVIVVSSEYTSTGQDAPGARQLTATLAAVPDRLRLLLAKTTALVLVVAAQAAVTAAATLTLTQVLHGEHAAAPAPGRVAAAILYWTLTALLAYAITLITRNGIVPLTLLIINSSVVSVSYLLTKVTDLAAYLPDIAGTQMFLRSGDFPVEIAPVTAGLVMIAWVVALLAVGAVLFHRRDV, from the coding sequence GTGAGTCTGGTCCGCGCCGAACTCCGTAAGCTGCTCGGCCTGCCCACCGCCTGGGTCGGTCTGGCGCTGGGCACACTGATCGCACCCGTGGTCGTCCTGCTGAACGCGCCGTACACCCGCCGCGCGATCGCTGCCGGCACCCTCAGCGACACGTCCGACCTGGGCCTACGCGACTTGGGTATCGGCCTGATCGGTCCGATGGTCCTCGGCGTGATCGTGGTGAGCAGCGAATACACGTCCACTGGTCAGGATGCCCCCGGCGCCCGCCAGCTCACCGCGACGCTCGCCGCAGTTCCCGACCGGCTGCGTCTGCTCCTGGCGAAGACCACCGCGCTCGTGCTGGTCGTCGCGGCACAGGCAGCGGTCACCGCAGCCGCCACACTCACCCTCACTCAGGTGCTGCACGGCGAACACGCAGCGGCACCAGCCCCGGGCCGAGTGGCCGCGGCGATCCTCTACTGGACGCTGACCGCACTACTGGCGTACGCGATCACGCTGATCACTCGCAACGGCATCGTGCCGCTCACGCTGCTGATCATCAACAGCTCCGTCGTCTCAGTGTCCTACCTGCTGACGAAGGTCACCGACCTCGCCGCCTACCTGCCGGACATCGCCGGGACGCAGATGTTCCTCCGCAGCGGGGACTTCCCCGTCGAGATCGCTCCGGTGACCGCCGGACTGGTGATGATCGCCTGGGTCGTGGCACTACTCGCGGTCGGCGCGGTCCTGTTTCACCGGCGGGACGTGTGA
- a CDS encoding DUF418 domain-containing protein has translation MALLLILVVNIAYFASGYSFQLVPDPAYDSWVDQTVRWLVELFFTMKAYLLFSFLFGYSFTLQLDSAARRGVDFAPRFRRRLAGLFVLGILHAVLLFQGDILTTYALLGLVLLAMRGVSVGTALRTAVLVTGGIGFVLALAATGGTELVTDQATALAEGQRSTEALQGGMGSVIAEHVRQLPAMFGALVVQGPLALSAFLFGYAAGRRRLLTNVVENRQFLRRVQQVGYPVGLAGAVIFATGGGTANLTGLTAGVLTAPLLAAAYGATLLQFFQTDRGRRIVAVLAPAGRMSLSNYLGQSLLCVLVFTGVGLGLAGAVAPPVVVLIAVAIYCVQLAASAAWMARFRYGPVEWLLRAWTEQQWPRLRAADPA, from the coding sequence GTGGCGCTGCTTCTCATCCTGGTCGTCAACATCGCCTACTTCGCCTCCGGCTATTCTTTCCAGCTGGTTCCGGATCCCGCGTACGACTCGTGGGTCGACCAGACGGTCCGGTGGCTGGTCGAGCTGTTCTTCACGATGAAGGCGTACCTGCTCTTCTCCTTTCTGTTCGGCTACAGCTTCACGCTGCAGCTCGATTCCGCCGCGCGGCGCGGCGTCGACTTCGCCCCACGATTCCGGCGACGGCTGGCCGGGCTCTTCGTGCTCGGCATCCTGCACGCGGTGCTGCTGTTCCAGGGCGACATCCTGACCACGTACGCACTGCTCGGTCTGGTCCTGCTCGCCATGCGGGGAGTCAGTGTCGGCACCGCGTTGCGCACGGCCGTACTGGTGACTGGCGGGATCGGCTTCGTCCTCGCGCTCGCCGCCACGGGCGGGACCGAGCTGGTGACCGATCAGGCGACGGCGCTCGCGGAGGGGCAGCGGTCCACTGAGGCGCTACAGGGCGGGATGGGCTCGGTGATCGCCGAGCACGTACGCCAGCTGCCGGCGATGTTCGGCGCACTCGTCGTGCAGGGGCCGCTTGCCCTCTCGGCTTTCCTCTTCGGTTACGCGGCCGGGCGGCGGCGGCTGCTTACCAACGTCGTCGAGAACCGGCAGTTCCTGCGCCGGGTGCAGCAGGTGGGCTATCCGGTCGGCCTGGCCGGTGCGGTGATCTTCGCGACGGGTGGCGGCACCGCCAACCTGACCGGGCTGACGGCGGGCGTGCTCACCGCGCCGCTGCTCGCGGCCGCGTACGGCGCCACCCTGCTCCAGTTCTTCCAGACCGACCGGGGGCGGCGGATTGTCGCCGTACTCGCGCCGGCCGGCCGGATGTCCCTGTCGAACTACCTGGGTCAGTCGCTGCTCTGCGTGCTGGTCTTCACCGGCGTCGGGCTGGGCCTCGCCGGTGCCGTCGCACCTCCGGTCGTCGTACTCATCGCGGTCGCGATCTACTGTGTGCAGCTCGCCGCGAGCGCGGCGTGGATGGCCCGGTTCCGGTACGGCCCGGTCGAGTGGCTGTTGCGGGCCTGGACCGAGCAGCAGTGGCCACGGCTGCGGGCCGCGGACCCGGCATGA
- a CDS encoding TIGR01777 family oxidoreductase: protein MKVVIPGGTGQVGTILDRALTADGHDVVLLTRSPKGERQVHWDGSTLGDWAKQINGSDVVINLAGRSVSCRYTAENLEAMMSSRVESARVVGEAIAEAARPPKVWLQMSTATIYAHSFDAANDEYGGLIGGGEHGVPGYWAYSVKIAQNWEVAQEQAATPYTRKVALRSAMVMSPDRSGVFDVLSWLARLGLGGPVAGGRQYVSWIHDQDFARAIRFLIERDDLAGAVNLAAPGPLPQREFMRELRSAWRMPVGLPASRWMAGVGAFAMRSDTELLLKSRRVAPGRLSDAGFTFAYPHWRTAAADLASRRRRG from the coding sequence GTGAAGGTCGTCATTCCCGGTGGGACTGGGCAGGTCGGCACGATTCTGGACCGGGCGTTGACCGCGGATGGTCACGACGTTGTGCTGTTGACGCGCTCACCGAAGGGTGAGCGTCAGGTTCACTGGGACGGCTCCACCCTTGGCGATTGGGCCAAGCAGATCAACGGCAGCGATGTGGTCATCAATCTGGCGGGGCGCAGTGTGAGCTGTCGGTACACCGCGGAGAACCTCGAAGCCATGATGAGCTCGCGCGTGGAGTCGGCGCGGGTTGTCGGCGAGGCCATCGCCGAGGCGGCCCGGCCACCCAAGGTGTGGCTGCAGATGAGCACCGCAACGATCTATGCACACAGCTTTGACGCGGCCAACGACGAGTACGGCGGTCTGATCGGCGGCGGCGAGCACGGTGTGCCCGGGTACTGGGCGTACAGCGTCAAGATCGCTCAAAACTGGGAAGTCGCGCAGGAACAGGCGGCAACTCCCTATACCCGCAAGGTTGCGTTGCGGTCGGCAATGGTGATGAGCCCCGACCGCAGTGGCGTGTTCGACGTGCTGAGCTGGCTTGCGCGGCTCGGACTCGGCGGACCGGTCGCGGGCGGTAGGCAGTATGTCTCGTGGATCCACGACCAGGACTTCGCCCGCGCCATCCGATTCCTGATCGAACGCGACGACCTCGCCGGGGCCGTGAACCTGGCCGCACCCGGCCCGTTGCCACAGCGAGAATTCATGCGAGAGCTGCGTTCGGCCTGGCGGATGCCGGTTGGTCTGCCGGCCAGCAGATGGATGGCTGGGGTCGGGGCGTTCGCGATGCGGTCGGACACCGAACTGCTGCTGAAGAGCCGGCGGGTCGCCCCGGGTCGGCTCTCCGATGCGGGATTCACCTTCGCCTATCCGCATTGGCGGACCGCGGCCGCAGACCTGGCGTCACGGCGTCGCCGAGGCTAG
- a CDS encoding erythromycin esterase family protein gives MNRYTPDRRRLLGAAAGTIATGLIGVPTGPAHAAASGDPVATLRRHANPLGDLSNLVRVVGDARIVGLGEASHSAHEFFTLKQNIFERLVAAKGFTTFVLEASWHTGLLLDDYVVNGVGDPAQIMREEFQGQYIFWNTQEYLDLITWMRRYNTDRRGQHALRFVGNDLGYPGPRPFEEVLGYLRRHRPELVARIEALYSSLRPAAAVQAGPWMGHQLTKTLEARQVDADHATTALSLVQDHGRPIRADHRDSRAHAWAVQNAVAIGQSFTAYAFPDTQFSERMRFRDRAMADNTAWWLNHHHGKILLASNNGHVAYTSDDPTEFPQPVGYFLREQLGPDYINIGVTFGRGTVNALPDFFTEQPQTYTVTPAPPGHNEHTLEQVHRHDYVLDMRTVRPAAREWLGIARPTRSYGLYWSTDDPLTALARSYDILIHLHDVRAAHLR, from the coding sequence TTGAACCGATACACACCAGACCGCCGCCGTCTGCTCGGCGCCGCCGCCGGAACGATCGCGACCGGACTGATCGGCGTGCCCACCGGTCCGGCGCATGCCGCCGCGAGCGGTGATCCTGTCGCCACACTCCGTCGTCACGCCAACCCGCTCGGTGACCTGAGCAACCTCGTACGCGTGGTCGGCGATGCCCGAATCGTCGGACTCGGCGAGGCCAGTCACAGCGCGCACGAGTTCTTCACCCTCAAGCAGAACATTTTTGAGCGCCTCGTCGCGGCCAAAGGGTTCACCACGTTCGTGTTGGAAGCCAGCTGGCACACCGGGCTCCTTCTGGACGACTACGTGGTCAACGGCGTGGGTGACCCAGCGCAAATCATGCGTGAGGAGTTCCAGGGCCAGTACATCTTCTGGAACACCCAGGAATACCTGGACCTCATCACCTGGATGCGTCGCTACAACACCGATCGCCGTGGACAGCACGCGCTCCGCTTCGTCGGCAACGACCTCGGCTACCCCGGTCCGAGACCCTTTGAGGAGGTGCTCGGCTACCTTCGTCGCCATCGGCCCGAACTCGTCGCTCGAATCGAAGCACTGTACTCGTCGCTGAGGCCTGCCGCCGCCGTCCAGGCAGGCCCGTGGATGGGCCATCAGCTCACCAAGACGCTAGAGGCCCGCCAGGTCGACGCTGATCACGCCACCACGGCGCTCAGCCTCGTACAGGACCACGGCCGACCCATCCGCGCGGACCACCGCGACAGTCGAGCCCACGCGTGGGCGGTGCAGAACGCCGTCGCGATCGGGCAGAGCTTCACCGCGTACGCGTTCCCGGACACGCAGTTCTCCGAGCGGATGCGGTTCCGTGACCGCGCGATGGCCGACAACACCGCTTGGTGGCTGAATCACCATCACGGCAAAATCCTGCTCGCTTCCAACAACGGCCACGTCGCATACACCAGCGACGACCCCACCGAATTCCCGCAGCCGGTCGGATACTTCCTTCGCGAACAACTCGGTCCGGACTACATCAACATCGGTGTGACCTTCGGCCGGGGCACCGTGAACGCGTTGCCCGACTTCTTCACCGAACAACCGCAGACCTACACCGTCACGCCGGCGCCGCCCGGGCACAACGAGCACACCCTCGAACAGGTACACCGTCACGACTACGTCCTCGACATGCGCACCGTCCGGCCCGCGGCCCGCGAATGGCTCGGCATCGCCCGGCCCACCCGCTCCTACGGCCTGTACTGGTCCACCGACGACCCGCTCACCGCGCTGGCCCGGTCGTACGACATCCTTATCCACCTGCACGACGTTCGGGCAGCGCACCTGCGCTAA
- a CDS encoding histidine phosphatase family protein, with protein MARTKLYLVRHGEQDPDSNHASGGGLSPLGREQADQLGRRLRTVPFAAIHHSPITRAAQTADIVGGHLARVPRHACDFVVDRTPVPSAGQRGRYPDRSHSWLDRVPANERDEDAVALRAAVEHFGVTGEQDRNELLITHNFVIGWFVRHVLDAPDWRWIGLNQDNCAITIVQWDSDRPPTLVSFNDTGHL; from the coding sequence ATGGCTCGTACGAAGCTGTACCTCGTCCGCCACGGTGAGCAGGATCCGGACTCCAACCACGCCTCCGGCGGAGGTCTTTCACCCCTCGGCCGCGAGCAGGCGGATCAGCTGGGCCGGCGGCTGCGTACGGTGCCTTTCGCGGCGATCCACCACAGCCCGATCACCCGAGCGGCCCAGACCGCCGACATCGTCGGTGGCCACCTCGCACGCGTGCCCAGACACGCCTGCGACTTCGTGGTGGATCGAACGCCGGTGCCCTCGGCCGGGCAACGCGGCCGGTACCCGGACCGGTCGCATTCCTGGCTGGACCGTGTGCCCGCGAACGAGCGGGACGAGGACGCCGTCGCCCTGCGAGCCGCTGTCGAACACTTCGGTGTGACCGGCGAGCAGGACCGGAACGAACTGCTGATCACACACAACTTCGTGATCGGCTGGTTCGTCCGTCACGTCCTCGACGCTCCGGACTGGCGTTGGATCGGCCTCAACCAGGACAACTGCGCGATCACCATCGTGCAGTGGGATTCCGATCGCCCGCCGACCCTGGTCAGCTTCAACGACACCGGGCACCTGTAG
- a CDS encoding sensor histidine kinase: MNAHPRPSGQSRAVPVVVVVISVLVMAMCTVGAQGPLAVILPPVIVGSAVAAAVWAVRRSRTDRTAYESRLTAWAASEAVLAERLRIARDLHDIVSHGLGLITVRAAATRHLPKPAEVAAALTDIEDASRHATAELRRMLTVLREPSTASRRAPVDNLDDLPGIVHGASLTGLRTRLTVEPLGPVSQGVQVAVCKTVREALSNAARYAGPTDVRVRVYRDDAYVVATVADAGPSDDGWLASPGAGHGLAGLRERVGSLGGTLSAEHVDGGFRLTARIRDEAA; this comes from the coding sequence GTGAACGCCCATCCGCGCCCCTCCGGGCAGTCCAGAGCCGTGCCGGTCGTCGTCGTGGTGATCAGCGTGCTGGTGATGGCCATGTGTACGGTCGGCGCGCAGGGCCCGCTCGCGGTCATACTGCCGCCGGTGATAGTCGGCAGCGCCGTCGCGGCGGCGGTGTGGGCGGTGCGGCGGTCACGCACCGACCGAACCGCCTACGAGTCCCGGTTGACCGCCTGGGCCGCGTCCGAGGCGGTGCTCGCCGAACGGCTGCGGATCGCCCGCGACCTGCACGACATCGTCTCGCACGGCTTGGGTCTGATCACGGTCCGCGCGGCGGCCACCCGGCACCTACCCAAGCCCGCCGAGGTGGCGGCGGCACTTACCGACATCGAGGACGCGAGCCGGCATGCGACGGCCGAGTTGCGCCGCATGCTCACGGTCTTGCGTGAGCCGTCGACCGCCAGCCGCCGCGCGCCGGTGGACAACCTCGACGACCTGCCCGGCATCGTGCACGGGGCGTCGCTCACGGGGCTTCGGACACGGCTGACGGTCGAGCCACTCGGCCCGGTGTCGCAGGGTGTACAGGTCGCCGTCTGCAAGACCGTGCGAGAAGCGCTCAGCAATGCGGCGCGGTACGCGGGACCGACGGACGTGCGGGTACGGGTGTATCGAGACGACGCGTACGTGGTGGCCACGGTTGCCGACGCCGGCCCGTCAGACGACGGATGGCTGGCCTCGCCGGGCGCCGGGCACGGGCTGGCCGGGTTACGGGAGCGGGTCGGCAGTCTCGGCGGCACGCTGTCGGCGGAGCACGTCGACGGGGGCTTCCGCCTCACTGCGCGGATCCGGGACGAGGCGGCGTGA
- a CDS encoding PadR family transcriptional regulator, with protein MREATFLILTALADEPRHGYGIIQEVALVSDGRVTLLPGTLYAALDRLVAQGLVELSHEQVVDGRLRRYYRLQADGRAELARQTERLRQLASAAESRLRVLRPNLA; from the coding sequence ATGCGCGAGGCCACCTTCCTGATCCTGACTGCGTTGGCCGACGAGCCGCGCCACGGTTACGGGATCATCCAGGAGGTCGCCCTCGTGTCGGACGGTCGCGTCACCCTGCTGCCGGGAACCCTCTACGCCGCCCTGGACCGGCTGGTCGCGCAGGGCCTGGTCGAGCTCAGCCACGAGCAGGTCGTCGACGGCCGGCTGCGCCGGTACTACCGGTTGCAGGCCGACGGCCGTGCTGAGCTCGCGCGCCAGACGGAACGGCTGCGCCAGCTGGCGTCCGCCGCCGAATCCCGGCTGCGCGTCCTACGGCCCAACCTCGCCTGA
- a CDS encoding LysR substrate-binding domain-containing protein: MELRDIEIFLALAEELHFGRTAERLRITPARVSQSIKKQERRVGAALFDRTTRTVRLTPLGVHLNQQLSAGYRQITEAIEDAAAAAGTVTGVLRLGCMGAQAWTINAVLDRFRARHPAADLRLREIHPTAPLDELRSGDVDVALVWLPLHEPDLTVGPVVHTSNILLAMSAGHTLAARESVCLEDLGDCTVVDLPALPRSMEEVFHPLHTPSGRSIPRGPTVTSWHEILSTVAAGKVVSGSAGEAISFYPWPGIVYVPIRDAPSCRWALVWRTANETPAVRALAAAVDST, translated from the coding sequence GTGGAGCTGCGCGACATCGAGATTTTCCTCGCGCTGGCAGAGGAGTTGCACTTCGGCCGCACAGCCGAGCGGCTGCGGATCACCCCGGCCCGGGTCAGCCAGTCGATCAAGAAGCAGGAGCGGCGCGTCGGGGCCGCGCTATTCGACCGCACGACCAGGACCGTCCGGCTGACGCCACTCGGTGTGCACCTGAATCAACAGCTCAGTGCCGGATACCGGCAGATCACCGAGGCGATCGAGGACGCCGCCGCGGCAGCGGGCACGGTGACCGGCGTTTTACGGCTGGGCTGCATGGGTGCGCAGGCCTGGACGATCAACGCGGTGCTGGACCGGTTCCGGGCGCGTCATCCCGCTGCCGATCTGCGGTTGCGTGAGATTCATCCGACCGCCCCGCTCGACGAACTGCGCTCCGGCGACGTGGACGTCGCGCTGGTCTGGCTGCCGTTGCACGAACCGGACCTGACCGTCGGGCCGGTGGTCCACACGTCGAATATCCTGCTCGCCATGAGCGCCGGCCATACGCTCGCCGCACGGGAGTCGGTATGCCTGGAGGATCTCGGCGACTGCACCGTGGTGGACCTTCCGGCGCTGCCGCGCTCGATGGAGGAGGTCTTCCACCCGCTCCACACCCCGTCCGGACGCTCGATCCCTCGCGGGCCGACCGTCACCAGCTGGCACGAGATACTGTCGACTGTCGCGGCAGGAAAAGTCGTCTCGGGGTCGGCCGGTGAAGCCATCAGCTTCTACCCGTGGCCGGGAATCGTCTACGTCCCCATCCGCGATGCCCCGTCATGCCGATGGGCATTGGTATGGCGGACAGCCAACGAGACCCCGGCAGTACGCGCACTGGCCGCAGCCGTCGACTCGACGTAG
- a CDS encoding response regulator: protein MSGIRVLLVDDQALLRHSLAMIIDNEPDLAVVGEAGDGAHAVACARTTRPDVILMDVRMPHLDGLKATRRICADPALSAARVLVLSMFELDEYVYEALHAGASGFLLKDSRPDELIEAIRRTHRGESLFAPSILTRLVAHYVTAPRPDRPTPTLRRLTGREVEVLTLIGGGLSNDEIATALVISVKTVKTHITHLMAKLAVRDRAQLVIAAFDAGLVRPRQ, encoded by the coding sequence GTGAGCGGCATCCGGGTACTCCTGGTGGACGATCAGGCGCTGCTCCGACACAGCCTCGCCATGATCATCGACAATGAGCCGGACCTGGCCGTCGTCGGCGAGGCAGGCGATGGTGCGCACGCCGTCGCGTGTGCCCGGACCACCCGCCCCGACGTCATCCTGATGGACGTACGGATGCCGCACCTCGACGGCCTCAAGGCCACCCGCCGCATCTGCGCCGACCCCGCACTGTCCGCCGCCCGCGTCCTGGTCCTGAGCATGTTCGAACTCGACGAGTACGTGTACGAGGCGCTGCACGCCGGCGCGTCCGGCTTCCTGCTCAAGGACTCCCGCCCCGACGAGCTGATCGAGGCGATCCGCCGCACCCACCGCGGTGAATCGCTGTTCGCGCCGTCGATCCTCACCCGGCTCGTCGCGCACTACGTCACGGCTCCGCGACCGGATCGGCCGACGCCGACACTGCGGCGGCTGACCGGCCGTGAGGTCGAGGTGCTGACACTGATCGGCGGCGGCTTGTCGAACGACGAGATCGCAACCGCACTGGTGATCTCGGTGAAGACGGTGAAGACGCACATCACGCACCTGATGGCGAAGCTGGCCGTACGAGATCGGGCACAGTTGGTGATCGCGGCATTCGACGCAGGGCTGGTGCGGCCACGTCAGTGA
- a CDS encoding mycothiol-dependent nitroreductase Rv2466c family protein, with product MAYVDPSCPFAWITSRWLMEVAQLRPLDLRFEVMSLAVINEHRDLEPWYREFNDRAWGPARVCVAAAAQHGPAALARLYPALGRRIHDDGDKDFDTVVPLALAEAGLPADLADAAHRSDVDPQMRASTARAQQLVGEDLGTPTVVVDDVAFFGPVLTSIPRGEEALRVFDGARLLADCRSFSELKRARSGGLTFA from the coding sequence ATGGCATACGTGGATCCGTCCTGCCCCTTCGCCTGGATCACCTCTCGCTGGCTGATGGAGGTGGCGCAACTGCGGCCGCTCGACTTGCGGTTCGAGGTGATGAGCCTCGCGGTGATCAACGAGCATCGCGACCTGGAGCCCTGGTACCGCGAATTCAACGACCGGGCGTGGGGTCCGGCCAGGGTGTGCGTGGCGGCAGCCGCACAACACGGCCCGGCCGCCCTCGCGCGTCTGTACCCGGCGCTCGGCCGCCGGATCCACGACGACGGCGACAAGGACTTCGACACCGTCGTCCCGCTGGCCCTGGCCGAGGCCGGCCTTCCCGCCGACCTGGCCGACGCCGCCCACCGGAGCGACGTCGACCCGCAGATGCGGGCGAGCACCGCCCGCGCACAGCAACTCGTGGGCGAGGACCTCGGCACCCCGACGGTCGTGGTCGACGACGTGGCCTTCTTCGGCCCCGTGCTGACCTCGATCCCCCGCGGGGAGGAGGCCCTGCGCGTCTTCGACGGCGCCCGCCTGCTCGCCGACTGCCGGTCCTTCTCCGAACTCAAACGAGCCCGGTCCGGTGGCCTCACTTTCGCGTAG
- a CDS encoding ABC transporter ATP-binding protein — protein MITIDRVSKTKSRTQILYDVSFEARPGRVTGFLGPNGAGKTSTIRILLGLDRPQSGTALICGRPYRKLNGPLTTVGALLDGSGAHRARTARAHLRWVAASNGLPDSRADEVLEVVGLTDDARKRAGRFSLGMSRRLGLATALLGDPEVLVLDEPVNGLDPAGIRWMRGFLKDSAAQGRTVLLSSHLMGELAEIADDVIVIDKGRIVIQGRLADVTGGHRTLEDAFFALTATETGGPW, from the coding sequence ATGATCACGATCGATCGCGTCAGCAAAACCAAGAGCAGGACGCAGATCCTGTACGACGTCAGCTTCGAGGCCCGACCTGGCCGGGTCACCGGCTTCCTCGGACCGAACGGAGCCGGCAAGACGTCGACGATTCGTATCCTGCTCGGCCTGGACCGCCCGCAGAGCGGGACCGCACTGATCTGCGGGCGCCCGTACCGGAAACTGAACGGTCCGCTCACGACGGTCGGCGCGCTGCTCGACGGCAGCGGGGCGCATCGGGCCCGCACGGCCCGTGCCCACCTGCGCTGGGTAGCCGCCAGCAACGGCCTGCCGGACTCCCGCGCCGACGAGGTCCTCGAGGTCGTGGGCCTGACCGACGACGCGCGCAAGCGCGCCGGCCGCTTCTCCCTCGGCATGAGCCGCCGGCTCGGGCTCGCCACCGCACTGCTCGGTGATCCTGAGGTGCTGGTCCTGGACGAACCGGTCAACGGCCTCGACCCGGCCGGGATCCGCTGGATGCGCGGGTTTCTCAAAGACAGCGCCGCGCAGGGCCGCACGGTCCTGCTCTCCAGCCACCTGATGGGCGAACTGGCCGAGATCGCCGACGACGTCATCGTGATCGACAAGGGCCGGATCGTGATCCAAGGCAGACTCGCCGACGTCACCGGCGGTCATCGCACGCTCGAGGACGCCTTCTTCGCGCTGACCGCCACCGAGACGGGTGGCCCGTGGTGA
- a CDS encoding MarR family winged helix-turn-helix transcriptional regulator, translating to MDDDRIAEIVGQWSRERPDLDPSPLLIIGRIQQIAAVLDAALRPPFAAADLGNGDFDVLAALRREGEPYTLTAGQLSQRMLVTTGAVTKRVDRLIAHGLVSRSVSAADARGRVVGLTPAGAALTDRLIEEHLANEAAILGGLSDSDRRTFERLLAAMTRTLASGDFQPEGMTHPEAPTQR from the coding sequence GTGGATGACGACCGAATCGCCGAGATCGTTGGCCAGTGGTCTCGTGAGCGACCGGACCTCGACCCCAGCCCGTTGCTGATCATCGGTCGCATCCAGCAGATCGCCGCCGTACTCGATGCGGCCCTGCGGCCACCGTTCGCCGCCGCGGACCTCGGCAACGGCGACTTCGACGTCCTCGCGGCGCTGCGCCGGGAGGGCGAGCCATACACGCTCACGGCGGGCCAGTTGAGCCAACGGATGCTCGTGACCACCGGAGCGGTGACCAAGCGGGTGGACCGGTTGATCGCCCACGGGCTCGTGTCACGCTCGGTCTCCGCGGCCGACGCACGCGGCAGAGTGGTCGGGCTGACTCCCGCCGGGGCGGCGTTGACCGACCGGCTGATCGAGGAACATCTGGCCAACGAGGCGGCCATCCTTGGTGGACTCAGTGACAGCGACCGCAGAACGTTTGAACGGCTACTGGCAGCGATGACCCGGACCCTGGCCTCCGGCGATTTTCAGCCCGAGGGGATGACTCACCCGGAAGCACCGACGCAGCGCTGA